A stretch of [Clostridium] innocuum DNA encodes these proteins:
- a CDS encoding TIGR02678 family protein, with protein MKIIEELMNHRWILKSQDPQLYYEIKDNAKELKKKLQEKFGYALIINPYLVKLEKIPGKAEGWMGITEFETLMEYQMFCYLLMLLEDKEAGERFILSNICEFIQVQFPKGELEWTSLRARRQLVRVLQYALKMGMIISREGDEDYFLKDETSDILYENTGVSRYFIRNIPKDIMDFHEPEDFLQSEWFDMEEDRGIVRRQRIYRRLMLSCGVYHTAGEDKDDDFGYIRNYRRNIENDFQSLFPCQLHVHSSSAFLVLEEDCSMGKVFPKTHAYYDLLLIVHDDLRKRVKTFRLSLDQHEGITLRLEEYLAIVQRLIKKNNALLPKKYQIENRRVEDSAVDVCNLAQTLGFAQVQQENIYIYPIAGKITGTYAEVTE; from the coding sequence ATGAAAATTATAGAAGAACTGATGAATCATCGCTGGATTCTGAAAAGTCAGGATCCGCAGCTGTATTATGAAATAAAGGATAATGCGAAGGAATTGAAGAAGAAGCTGCAGGAGAAATTCGGCTATGCACTCATCATCAATCCATATCTTGTAAAGCTGGAAAAAATCCCAGGCAAAGCGGAAGGCTGGATGGGGATTACTGAATTTGAAACGCTGATGGAATACCAGATGTTCTGTTATCTGCTCATGCTTCTGGAAGACAAGGAAGCAGGGGAACGCTTTATCCTGAGTAATATCTGTGAATTTATTCAGGTGCAGTTTCCAAAAGGCGAGCTGGAATGGACAAGTCTGCGAGCAAGAAGACAGCTTGTGCGGGTACTGCAATATGCTCTTAAAATGGGGATGATCATTTCCCGTGAGGGTGATGAGGATTACTTTCTAAAGGATGAAACCAGTGATATATTATATGAAAACACCGGGGTATCACGCTATTTCATACGCAACATACCCAAAGATATTATGGATTTTCATGAACCGGAGGACTTTTTACAGAGTGAGTGGTTTGATATGGAAGAGGATCGCGGTATTGTCCGCCGGCAGCGTATTTATCGTAGACTCATGCTTTCCTGCGGTGTCTATCATACAGCAGGAGAGGATAAGGATGATGATTTCGGCTATATTCGTAATTACCGCAGAAATATAGAAAATGATTTTCAGAGTCTGTTTCCCTGTCAGCTGCATGTGCATTCCTCCAGCGCCTTTCTGGTTCTGGAAGAAGACTGCTCTATGGGGAAAGTCTTTCCAAAGACGCATGCCTATTATGATTTGCTGTTGATTGTCCATGACGATCTGCGCAAACGGGTAAAGACTTTCCGTCTTTCTCTGGATCAGCATGAGGGTATCACACTGCGGCTGGAAGAATATCTTGCCATCGTTCAGCGTCTGATCAAGAAAAACAATGCGTTACTGCCAAAGAAATATCAGATTGAAAATCGCAGAGTGGAAGACAGTGCAGTGGATGTATGCAATCTTGCACAGACCTTGGGCTTTGCACAGGTACAGCAGGAGAAT
- a CDS encoding TIGR02677 family protein has translation MELYDKLLKPITEVNYLRAENVDRYRIIIRYFYQEHEKIHYWMFKEDIYDMISALPGYEDYTMENCQNDLQALCDWGNLVATQDTSVPNTLQEFKNKKFRYQLSEYTVVIERMTIELEHLAVEGASLEPTLLERIRKQILQLLAVRDKSHMEVADWWRSLNDDFIRLNQNYQDYIKTLNSAKAEQMMKSREFLVFKDKLITYLQTFVKSLQEHGMIIEDYLSGVKDEDMALIFDKVAEYELSIPRINSHITKTAVLENCQGRWQSLFNWFVGENDNNEVNRLFEITNEIIRKITRYALQIGELHNQGANRKEEYRRIAEIFAKCNSMDEAHRLSALVFGADTCMHLKNIAPRDTESIHSGVYQEASAFLALEPRTKVARKKHERKPAVDYALDRRIQRLEYEAQREAEQKKIKELSKNGEIIFSQLPLLDKATRKALLSWVSKALAASERRAKTDQGQYYHIEKEREGDCVLQCEDGNLIMPCFKILFDEELS, from the coding sequence ATGGAACTATATGATAAGCTTTTAAAACCGATAACCGAGGTGAATTATCTCAGAGCCGAGAATGTGGACCGTTACCGCATTATCATTCGCTATTTTTATCAGGAGCATGAAAAAATACATTACTGGATGTTTAAAGAGGATATTTATGACATGATATCCGCATTACCAGGATATGAAGACTATACCATGGAGAACTGTCAGAATGATTTGCAGGCACTGTGCGACTGGGGGAACCTCGTTGCTACACAGGATACCTCCGTTCCCAATACCTTACAGGAATTTAAAAATAAGAAATTTCGCTATCAGCTAAGTGAATATACCGTTGTAATTGAACGAATGACAATAGAGCTGGAGCATCTTGCTGTGGAAGGGGCATCCTTGGAACCGACGCTGCTGGAGCGGATTCGTAAACAGATTCTGCAGCTGCTTGCTGTAAGGGATAAATCCCATATGGAGGTCGCTGACTGGTGGCGAAGTCTGAACGATGATTTCATTCGTTTGAATCAGAACTATCAGGATTACATAAAGACATTAAACAGTGCCAAAGCAGAACAAATGATGAAGTCAAGAGAATTTCTGGTATTCAAAGATAAGCTGATCACCTATCTTCAGACATTTGTAAAAAGCCTGCAGGAGCACGGTATGATCATCGAGGATTATTTGAGCGGTGTAAAGGATGAAGATATGGCGCTGATTTTCGATAAGGTCGCAGAATATGAACTATCGATTCCCCGCATCAATTCCCATATCACAAAGACTGCCGTACTGGAAAATTGTCAGGGACGGTGGCAGAGTCTTTTCAACTGGTTTGTCGGAGAAAATGATAACAATGAGGTAAACCGCCTGTTTGAAATTACCAATGAAATCATACGGAAAATTACACGGTATGCACTGCAGATCGGTGAGCTGCACAATCAGGGGGCAAACCGTAAGGAGGAATACCGGCGTATAGCGGAAATATTCGCAAAATGCAATTCTATGGATGAAGCGCATCGCTTAAGTGCACTGGTGTTTGGGGCAGATACCTGTATGCATTTGAAAAACATCGCACCAAGGGATACGGAAAGCATTCACAGCGGGGTGTATCAGGAAGCTTCTGCCTTCCTTGCACTGGAGCCGCGTACAAAGGTGGCAAGAAAAAAGCATGAGCGAAAGCCTGCGGTGGATTACGCGCTGGACCGGCGAATACAGCGTCTGGAGTATGAGGCACAGCGCGAGGCTGAACAGAAGAAGATAAAGGAATTGAGTAAAAATGGAGAAATCATCTTTTCTCAGCTACCCTTACTTGACAAGGCCACCAGAAAAGCCCTTCTTAGCTGGGTATCCAAGGCACTTGCTGCAAGTGAGCGGCGAGCCAAAACAGATCAGGGGCAGTATTATCACATAGAGAAAGAGCGCGAAGGGGATTGCGTGCTGCAATGTGAGGATGGAAATCTGATAATGCCATGCTTCAAAATCCTGTTTGATGAGGAATTATCATGA
- a CDS encoding YHYH domain-containing protein, which yields MRKLFVFATFALLLVLPTSTSIQAHPGRTDSNGCHTCRTNCEKWGLAYGEYHCHNGGGTSSSGGTSAPSTSGSSTPSPSTPQPVQEAKPKVEVPAQPKIDYAKEGATDGYSFKMKNPDKTLEDVTYTYSQKAYKTAFNKSYEKAETELMNNSSSLAETNGKKDALEKEAYQLKELPSKIIKNEYIEYYKTAFDDAEQEVKTVLQGTAEYNAYEYVYNDKKISDVEDYNLKKFKAIYKEAYDTSVKSYEKEKKQLLQLAKDNGKKDGEEGEDQNLDFLDAVKDTAFYPAAKEAYEEAYEENKKESSLLIGMAATAVLILGVYLFIKKLRNRKKA from the coding sequence ATGAGAAAATTATTTGTATTCGCAACATTCGCATTACTTCTTGTATTACCAACGTCTACTTCCATTCAGGCACATCCAGGAAGAACCGACAGTAATGGCTGTCATACATGCCGGACAAATTGTGAGAAATGGGGATTGGCTTATGGCGAATATCACTGTCACAATGGTGGAGGTACGAGTTCCTCAGGTGGAACATCAGCACCATCAACGAGTGGATCCTCAACACCATCTCCAAGTACACCGCAACCTGTTCAGGAGGCAAAACCAAAGGTTGAAGTTCCGGCACAGCCGAAAATTGATTATGCAAAAGAAGGGGCTACGGATGGATATTCGTTCAAAATGAAGAATCCGGACAAAACGCTGGAAGATGTAACCTATACCTACTCTCAAAAAGCCTACAAAACAGCCTTTAATAAATCCTATGAAAAAGCAGAAACCGAGCTTATGAACAATTCATCCTCACTGGCAGAAACAAACGGAAAGAAAGATGCTTTGGAAAAGGAAGCGTATCAGTTGAAGGAACTCCCATCCAAAATTATAAAAAATGAATATATAGAATATTATAAAACAGCCTTTGATGATGCGGAACAGGAAGTGAAAACAGTTCTGCAGGGTACGGCAGAGTACAATGCCTATGAATATGTATACAATGACAAAAAGATATCCGATGTAGAGGATTATAACTTGAAGAAATTTAAAGCAATCTATAAGGAAGCATATGATACATCCGTCAAGAGCTATGAAAAAGAAAAAAAGCAATTGCTTCAGCTTGCAAAAGACAATGGAAAAAAGGACGGAGAAGAAGGTGAGGATCAGAATCTTGATTTTCTGGATGCTGTGAAGGATACTGCTTTTTATCCAGCCGCGAAAGAAGCTTATGAGGAGGCATATGAAGAAAATAAAAAGGAAAGCAGTCTGTTGATAGGAATGGCTGCGACAGCTGTTCTTATTCTGGGTGTGTATCTGTTTATTAAAAAACTGCGGAATCGAAAAAAGGCATAG